One genomic segment of Ignavibacteriota bacterium includes these proteins:
- a CDS encoding HEAT repeat domain-containing protein, giving the protein MLIKYLDLKQNKFLQNIFLVIFFLINTNFFAQVIPTKLFEDISNYKIGDDRSKLMEISDIVFNSTNDSAKSILVEKEILNFLKSNISYDAKDFACRQLRVIGSEVSAIELRDFLLDDNTCDIARYALENIQIESIDKLLISALPQVSKKNKIGIINTLGMRKSEISVKVLAKIISVNDEELSITAVSALGNIANEECKFVLEKHFNIPNENLRNKIFSAYLNCIQKTSSNSYSDYLKLYNTNNLPTPIKQAALAGIINFYDNKVDVIQKRILSEPNDFRFIPISKIKELPKETDFSIFAKLLSKLESANQIQLLGSLECVGKSNVKPFVLEMLESKNELVRISAIKALKNIGDKNDIIALTKIAAATSGSEADYARLTIDLMKDSNVDDEIIKNINSVDDNVKLELIRAVGSRNIKSALKDIFELAKSENKNIRSEAFKTLGEIASEENLKDLLNVLVQQKEVSDKRKVEKTISNIISKTESKNNSANLLIDEYNKNINADSKISILRLLGFTDSDNAHLTLIEALKNENEQIKIAAIQGLSNWSTPKPMNDLLSAAENSSNENIKSAALKGYTNFIELNKNITPSEKIDLYKKSLKLSQTDNEKNIALDCIGHIDDFESLNIFKSYINQPELKQTIDDGINRVAWHLHKLNPEKVKEYILYFLDNVKDEKFQTKNSELINVIDRFIMERDGK; this is encoded by the coding sequence ATGTTAATTAAATATTTAGATTTGAAACAAAATAAATTTTTACAGAATATTTTTTTAGTAATATTCTTTTTAATTAACACAAATTTCTTTGCACAAGTAATTCCGACAAAACTGTTTGAAGATATTTCCAATTACAAAATTGGTGATGACAGAAGCAAGCTTATGGAAATTTCTGATATTGTTTTTAATTCAACAAATGATTCAGCAAAATCAATTTTAGTTGAAAAAGAAATTCTGAATTTTCTTAAAAGTAATATTTCTTATGATGCAAAAGATTTCGCTTGCAGACAATTAAGAGTTATTGGTTCTGAAGTTTCCGCAATTGAATTAAGGGATTTTTTATTAGATGATAATACTTGTGATATTGCAAGATACGCATTAGAAAATATTCAGATTGAATCAATTGATAAATTACTAATTTCAGCTCTGCCTCAAGTCTCAAAAAAAAATAAAATAGGGATCATCAATACTTTAGGAATGCGAAAAAGTGAAATTTCTGTTAAAGTATTAGCAAAAATAATTTCGGTAAACGATGAAGAATTATCAATTACAGCGGTTTCTGCATTGGGAAATATTGCAAATGAAGAATGCAAATTCGTTCTGGAAAAACATTTTAACATCCCAAATGAAAATCTAAGAAATAAAATATTTTCGGCTTATTTAAATTGTATTCAAAAAACTTCATCAAATTCATATTCTGATTATTTAAAACTCTATAATACAAATAATCTTCCAACACCAATAAAACAAGCTGCTTTAGCTGGTATTATTAATTTTTATGATAATAAAGTTGATGTAATCCAAAAGAGAATTTTAAGCGAACCAAACGATTTTAGATTTATTCCAATTTCAAAAATAAAAGAACTTCCCAAAGAAACTGATTTTTCAATCTTTGCAAAACTTCTTTCAAAATTAGAATCAGCTAACCAAATTCAACTTCTCGGCTCATTAGAATGCGTAGGTAAAAGTAATGTAAAACCTTTCGTTTTGGAAATGTTAGAATCTAAAAACGAACTTGTAAGAATTTCCGCCATCAAAGCTTTAAAAAACATTGGTGATAAAAATGATATTATAGCTCTTACTAAAATTGCCGCAGCTACTTCCGGCAGCGAAGCTGATTATGCAAGATTAACAATAGACTTAATGAAAGACTCAAATGTTGATGATGAAATAATTAAAAATATAAATTCTGTGGATGATAACGTAAAACTGGAATTAATTCGCGCAGTAGGAAGCAGAAATATTAAATCAGCATTGAAGGATATTTTCGAACTTGCTAAATCAGAGAATAAGAATATCAGATCCGAAGCATTTAAAACTTTGGGTGAAATTGCTTCAGAAGAAAATTTAAAAGATTTATTAAATGTATTGGTTCAGCAAAAAGAAGTTTCAGATAAGCGAAAAGTTGAAAAAACTATTTCAAATATTATTTCTAAGACTGAATCAAAAAACAATTCTGCGAATTTATTAATTGATGAATACAACAAAAATATCAATGCCGATAGCAAAATTTCAATTTTACGATTGCTTGGTTTCACAGATTCTGATAATGCACATTTAACATTAATTGAAGCATTGAAAAACGAAAACGAACAAATTAAAATTGCTGCGATTCAAGGTTTATCAAATTGGTCAACTCCCAAACCAATGAATGATTTATTAAGTGCTGCTGAAAACTCATCAAACGAAAATATAAAAAGTGCAGCTCTAAAAGGATATACAAATTTTATTGAGCTAAATAAAAATATTACCCCATCAGAAAAAATAGATCTTTATAAAAAATCTTTAAAACTTTCGCAAACTGATAATGAAAAAAATATTGCACTTGATTGCATTGGTCATATTGATGATTTTGAGTCTTTAAATATTTTTAAATCCTATATTAATCAGCCGGAATTAAAACAAACTATTGATGATGGAATAAATAGAGTTGCTTGGCATTTACACAAATTAAATCCGGAAAAAGTAAAAGAATATATTTTATATTTTCTTGATAATGTAAAAGATGAAAAATTTCAAACAAAGAATTCTGAATTAATAAATGTAATTGATCGTTTTATAATGGAAAGAGACGGAAAATAA